The proteins below come from a single Salinilacihabitans rarus genomic window:
- a CDS encoding DUF5811 family protein codes for MNGNTPYAGLPGVTQAGQRAAADVPALSRDQKRVLHRDVSRIAARTRELLPDEYAVDSQISAGVAGPQVTVAVQPPVGHPVSAGFSPDVDEATEITEAIIDADERDEVARGLAASAALQVKQAVSDDVKPTAR; via the coding sequence ATGAACGGAAACACGCCGTACGCGGGGCTGCCGGGTGTGACGCAGGCCGGCCAGCGAGCAGCGGCGGACGTCCCGGCTCTCTCGCGCGACCAGAAGCGGGTCCTCCACCGCGACGTCTCCCGGATCGCCGCCCGGACGCGCGAACTCCTCCCCGACGAGTACGCGGTCGACTCCCAGATTTCGGCGGGCGTCGCCGGGCCGCAGGTGACCGTCGCGGTCCAGCCGCCGGTCGGCCACCCCGTCAGCGCCGGCTTCTCGCCCGACGTCGACGAAGCGACCGAGATCACGGAGGCGATCATCGACGCCGACGAGCGCGACGAGGTCGCCCGCGGACTGGCCGCCAGCGCGGCCCTGCAAGTCAAGCAGGCCGTTAGCGACGACGTGAAGCCGACGGCGCGGTAG